The Acidianus manzaensis genome has a window encoding:
- a CDS encoding deoxyhypusine synthase: MKREDLLKEPVQDINLDDIKGLNKYLNIYEKIYGFSAEALTRAEKILANMQKNADLRFISFTANLVSTGLRGLFADLISKGYFNVVITTGGTIDHDIARSNGGTYYKGSFDYDDDMLRELQIHRLGNIIIPFESYGKVVEDVVRKVIDEVVKEKKEWPVYELLWEFGKRINDKNSILRAAYEKKVPIIVPGIVDGSFGTNLFIRSQFNGLRINLFEDMRLVKDLVFTCKESGALIIGGGISKHHTIWWNQFKDGLDYTVYLTTAQEYDGSLSGAKPREAISWNKIKEHSENVVIYGDATIILPLLASSLLS; the protein is encoded by the coding sequence ATGAAAAGAGAAGATTTGCTTAAAGAACCAGTTCAAGATATAAATTTAGATGATATTAAAGGTCTTAATAAATATCTAAATATATACGAAAAAATATATGGTTTTTCAGCAGAAGCTCTAACAAGAGCAGAAAAAATACTCGCTAATATGCAAAAAAATGCAGATCTAAGATTCATTTCATTTACTGCTAATCTAGTATCTACAGGTCTTAGGGGATTATTTGCTGATTTAATCTCAAAAGGATATTTTAACGTTGTTATTACTACTGGAGGTACAATTGATCACGACATAGCAAGAAGTAACGGAGGTACATATTATAAGGGATCATTTGATTATGACGACGATATGCTTAGAGAATTACAAATACATAGGCTAGGAAATATCATAATTCCTTTTGAATCTTACGGAAAAGTTGTAGAAGATGTAGTAAGAAAAGTTATTGATGAGGTTGTAAAAGAGAAAAAAGAATGGCCGGTATACGAACTATTATGGGAATTCGGAAAAAGGATAAATGATAAAAACTCAATTCTTAGAGCAGCATATGAAAAGAAAGTACCTATAATTGTACCTGGTATAGTTGATGGTAGCTTTGGGACTAATCTATTTATACGATCCCAATTTAATGGTTTAAGAATAAACTTATTCGAAGATATGAGATTAGTGAAAGATCTAGTCTTTACTTGTAAGGAATCTGGAGCTTTAATAATAGGAGGAGGAATTAGCAAGCATCATACGATTTGGTGGAATCAATTCAAAGACGGTTTAGATTATACAGTATACTTAACAACAGCTCAAGAATATGACGGAAGCTTAAGCGGAGCCAAGCCAAGAGAAGCTATTTCATGGAACAAAATAAAGGAACATTCAGAAAACGTAGTAATTTATGGCGATGCTACTATAATACTACCTCTTTTGGCTTCATCTTTATTAAGCTAA
- a CDS encoding DNA topoisomerase VI subunit B — protein MIMSEKFASISPAEFFKRNPELAGFSNPARAMYQTLREMIENSLDATDVHEILPSIKITIDLIDQQKQIYKITVEDNGIGIPPHIVPEAFGRVLYSSKYVIRQTRGMYGLGVKAAVLYSQMYQERPVEITTSPLGSKRIYFFKLKIDVAKNEPIIYERSSALNDKGYHGTSVSLYLLGDWQRAKSRIYEYIKRTYIVAPYAEFTFKDPEGNVIYYKRLTTKIPEPPEEVKPHPYGVDIELLKNMISKQKNDYAIKDFLTKEFQSVGDVTAVKILEMAKIDPDKRITTLKDEELSRLTEAMKKFEGFRPPSPEALSVIGSDLIELSLKNMFNPEFVSAITRKPKAYQGHPFIVEVGIAYGGQIQPSEEPLVLRYANKIPLIYDEKSDVIWKVVEETDWKRYGIEEDMKPLVVMVHLCSTKVPYKSAGKESIADVEEIEKEIRNGVMEVARKLRVFMVEKRKEEEAKKRMLTYLKYIPEVARSLSIFATNDDKEKAIKVQNEIQEKLFDMIKSRLDIKDSEEYKLYKVEAT, from the coding sequence ATAATTATGTCTGAGAAGTTTGCTAGCATTTCTCCAGCTGAGTTTTTTAAAAGAAATCCCGAATTAGCAGGATTCTCAAATCCTGCAAGAGCAATGTACCAAACATTGAGGGAGATGATAGAAAACTCCCTTGATGCAACAGACGTTCATGAAATTTTACCTTCAATAAAAATTACTATAGATTTAATTGATCAACAAAAACAAATTTATAAAATAACTGTAGAAGATAATGGAATAGGAATACCACCACATATAGTTCCAGAAGCTTTTGGTAGAGTACTGTATAGTTCAAAATATGTTATAAGACAAACTAGAGGAATGTACGGTTTGGGAGTAAAGGCGGCAGTACTTTATAGCCAGATGTATCAAGAAAGGCCAGTAGAAATAACTACATCTCCTCTTGGATCAAAACGAATTTATTTCTTCAAACTAAAAATTGATGTAGCTAAGAACGAACCTATAATTTATGAAAGATCTTCAGCTCTGAACGATAAAGGATATCATGGAACTTCAGTTTCTTTGTATTTATTAGGAGATTGGCAAAGAGCTAAATCAAGAATTTATGAATACATAAAGAGAACTTACATTGTAGCACCTTACGCAGAATTCACATTTAAAGATCCAGAAGGTAACGTAATTTATTATAAAAGATTAACAACAAAAATACCAGAACCGCCAGAAGAAGTAAAACCACATCCTTATGGAGTTGATATTGAGTTATTAAAAAATATGATTTCAAAACAAAAAAATGATTATGCAATTAAGGATTTCTTAACAAAAGAATTCCAAAGTGTTGGTGACGTTACAGCAGTAAAAATCCTAGAAATGGCAAAGATAGATCCAGATAAAAGAATAACAACATTAAAAGATGAAGAGCTATCAAGGCTAACAGAAGCAATGAAAAAATTTGAAGGATTTAGACCACCTTCTCCAGAAGCATTATCAGTAATAGGCTCAGACTTGATAGAACTTAGCCTAAAAAACATGTTTAATCCCGAATTTGTTTCAGCTATAACAAGAAAACCTAAAGCATATCAAGGTCATCCATTTATAGTAGAAGTAGGAATAGCATATGGAGGACAGATTCAACCATCAGAAGAACCACTAGTTTTGAGATACGCTAATAAAATACCACTAATATATGATGAAAAATCAGATGTCATATGGAAAGTAGTAGAAGAAACAGATTGGAAAAGATACGGAATAGAAGAGGATATGAAACCATTAGTAGTAATGGTACATCTTTGTAGCACAAAAGTACCTTATAAAAGTGCAGGAAAAGAAAGCATAGCAGATGTGGAAGAAATTGAAAAAGAAATAAGAAACGGAGTAATGGAAGTAGCAAGAAAACTAAGAGTATTCATGGTAGAGAAAAGAAAAGAAGAAGAAGCAAAAAAGAGAATGCTTACATATCTCAAATACATACCAGAAGTAGCAAGAAGCCTATCGATATTTGCTACTAATGACGACAAAGAAAAAGCAATAAAAGTTCAAAACGAAATCCAAGAAAAACTATTCGACATGATAAAAAGCAGATTAGATATTAAAGATTCAGAAGAATATAAATTATATAAGGTAGAGGCTACATGA
- a CDS encoding DNA topoisomerase IV subunit A, whose amino-acid sequence MSEFISKVDKEARQRAAEILKTKFLTLLDQINKGEPLVLEIPKRTLTNTVYDEKRKLLLLGENKIKRHFLDLNEAKRFMQTTLMGSIIYDALVNNEYPTIRDLYYRGKHSIVLKAPNGKAYEENTWDEQKESDSVIVDIEVLTSLLREDMLILSKEKGKVVGDMRLRSGNDVIDLSKMGHGAYSIEPTPDLIDIVDVKADFVLVVEKDAVFQQLHREGYWRKYNAILITSAGQPDRATRRFVRRLNEELKLPVYILTDADPYGWYIYSVFRIGSINLSYESERLATPNARFLGVSMGDIFGTNKKKPYLNDIERRNFIIKAKDTDVKRALEIKNYEWFKTKAWQEEISTFLQKKAKLEIEAMASKGLKFLAFQYLPEKISTSDFLS is encoded by the coding sequence ATGAGCGAATTCATTTCAAAAGTAGATAAAGAAGCAAGACAAAGAGCAGCAGAAATCCTAAAGACTAAATTTCTTACACTATTAGATCAAATAAATAAAGGAGAGCCATTAGTCCTTGAAATACCTAAAAGAACATTAACCAATACAGTATATGACGAAAAAAGAAAACTCCTACTATTAGGAGAAAATAAAATAAAAAGACATTTCCTTGATTTAAACGAAGCAAAAAGATTCATGCAAACTACATTAATGGGTAGCATAATTTATGATGCGCTAGTAAACAACGAATATCCAACAATACGTGATTTATATTATAGAGGAAAACATTCAATAGTACTAAAAGCTCCAAACGGAAAGGCATATGAAGAAAACACATGGGATGAACAAAAAGAGTCAGACTCAGTAATAGTAGATATAGAAGTATTAACTTCACTACTTAGAGAAGATATGCTAATTCTTAGCAAAGAAAAAGGAAAAGTAGTAGGAGATATGAGATTAAGAAGCGGAAATGATGTTATAGACTTAAGCAAAATGGGTCATGGAGCATATTCAATAGAACCTACACCAGATCTTATAGATATTGTCGACGTAAAAGCTGACTTCGTATTAGTAGTAGAGAAAGATGCTGTATTCCAGCAATTACATAGAGAAGGATATTGGAGAAAATATAACGCAATATTAATTACTAGTGCAGGACAACCAGATAGAGCAACAAGAAGATTCGTAAGAAGACTAAACGAAGAATTAAAACTTCCAGTTTATATTTTAACTGATGCAGATCCTTATGGATGGTACATTTATAGCGTATTCAGAATAGGTTCTATAAATCTCTCATATGAAAGCGAAAGATTAGCGACACCAAACGCAAGATTCTTAGGAGTATCAATGGGAGATATTTTTGGTACAAATAAGAAAAAACCATACTTAAACGATATAGAAAGGAGAAACTTCATAATAAAAGCAAAAGATACTGACGTAAAAAGAGCACTAGAAATAAAGAATTATGAATGGTTCAAAACTAAAGCATGGCAAGAAGAAATTTCTACATTCTTACAAAAGAAAGCAAAACTAGAAATAGAAGCAATGGCAAGCAAAGGACTCAAATTCCTTGCATTTCAATATCTACCAGAAAAAATTAGCACATCAGACTTCCTAAGTTAA
- a CDS encoding translation initiation factor IF-5A, producing the protein MSVNYAKIGELKEGNYIIIDGEPCRVVEISKAKTGKHGAAKANVVAVSIFSGAKKTLMAPVDDQVEIPIIEKHVGQILADMGNKIQVMDLNTYETFDMEKPTEEDLASKIRQGAEVEYWTIMGRNKIVRVK; encoded by the coding sequence ATGAGTGTAAACTACGCGAAAATAGGCGAGTTAAAAGAAGGAAATTATATCATAATAGATGGAGAACCTTGTAGAGTAGTCGAAATATCAAAAGCAAAAACCGGAAAACATGGTGCAGCTAAAGCTAACGTAGTAGCAGTAAGCATTTTTTCAGGAGCAAAAAAGACACTCATGGCACCAGTTGATGATCAAGTAGAAATACCAATAATTGAAAAACATGTAGGTCAAATATTAGCAGATATGGGAAATAAAATTCAAGTAATGGACCTTAATACTTACGAAACATTCGATATGGAAAAACCTACAGAAGAAGATTTAGCAAGCAAAATAAGGCAAGGTGCAGAAGTAGAATATTGGACAATAATGGGGAGAAATAAAATTGTAAGGGTAAAGTAA
- a CDS encoding signal recognition particle protein Srp54 has translation MVLDNLKDSVRKFLTGSSSYDKAVDDFIKELQKALISSDVQVKLVLSLTNKIKERLKNEKPPSSIERREWFIKIVYDELSNLFGGDKEPKVTPEKIPYVIMLVGVQGTGKTTTAGKLAYFYKKKGFKVGLVGADVYRPAALEQLKQIGDQIQVPVYGEPNSNDAVGIAKRGVEKFLGEKAEIIIVDTAGRHGYGEEVKLLEEMKNIYDAINPDEVTLVIDASLGQKAYDLASRFNQATKIGTIIITKMDGTAKGGGALSAVAATGATIKFIGTGEKIDELEVFNPRRFVARILGMGDVEAIIEKFQEVENYDKVQKKMEEVITGKGKLTFRDLYNQMIALRKMGPLSKIFQLMPGIGMLGQIPEDQLKIGEEKMKKWLAIMNSMTYEELDNPSIIDKSRMRRIALGSGTRPEDVKELVDHFNLMQKTIKMLKRRKKDVEKLFGGQLPGQGI, from the coding sequence TTGGTATTAGATAATTTAAAAGACAGTGTAAGAAAATTTTTAACTGGTTCATCTTCTTATGATAAAGCAGTAGATGATTTCATAAAAGAATTACAAAAAGCATTAATTTCCTCAGATGTTCAAGTTAAGCTCGTTCTATCCCTTACAAATAAAATAAAAGAAAGACTAAAAAATGAGAAACCACCATCATCGATAGAAAGAAGAGAATGGTTCATAAAAATAGTTTATGACGAGCTTTCAAACCTATTTGGAGGAGACAAAGAACCAAAAGTAACTCCAGAAAAAATACCATACGTAATAATGTTAGTAGGAGTACAAGGAACAGGAAAAACAACAACAGCAGGAAAATTAGCATATTTCTATAAGAAAAAAGGATTTAAAGTAGGATTAGTAGGAGCAGACGTTTATAGGCCAGCTGCATTAGAACAATTAAAACAAATAGGAGATCAGATACAAGTACCAGTTTATGGAGAACCAAATTCTAACGATGCAGTAGGAATAGCAAAAAGAGGAGTAGAAAAATTCCTTGGCGAGAAGGCAGAAATAATCATAGTAGATACAGCAGGAAGACACGGATACGGAGAAGAAGTAAAATTACTTGAAGAAATGAAAAATATTTACGACGCAATAAATCCAGACGAAGTAACCCTAGTTATAGATGCATCATTAGGGCAAAAAGCCTATGATTTAGCATCAAGATTTAATCAAGCGACAAAAATAGGAACTATAATAATAACAAAAATGGACGGAACTGCAAAAGGAGGCGGAGCATTATCAGCAGTTGCAGCAACTGGTGCTACTATAAAATTTATAGGAACTGGTGAAAAAATAGATGAATTAGAAGTATTTAATCCTAGAAGATTCGTAGCAAGAATTCTGGGTATGGGAGATGTTGAAGCGATTATAGAAAAATTCCAAGAAGTAGAAAATTACGATAAAGTGCAAAAAAAGATGGAGGAAGTAATAACTGGAAAAGGAAAACTAACATTTAGAGACTTATATAATCAAATGATAGCATTAAGAAAGATGGGTCCATTATCAAAGATCTTTCAATTAATGCCAGGCATAGGCATGTTAGGACAGATACCAGAAGACCAACTAAAAATAGGAGAAGAAAAAATGAAAAAATGGTTAGCTATAATGAATTCAATGACGTATGAAGAATTAGATAATCCATCTATAATAGACAAATCTAGAATGAGAAGAATAGCATTAGGTTCAGGTACAAGACCTGAAGACGTAAAAGAATTGGTAGATCATTTTAACTTAATGCAGAAAACAATAAAAATGCTCAAAAGGAGGAAAAAAGACGTTGAAAAACTATTCGGCGGACAACTTCCTGGACAAGGCATATGA
- a CDS encoding pseudouridylate synthase, which yields MKNYSADNFLDKAYDLLSKYPLCDSCLGRCFARLGYKLENKERGKAIKISLILYLDKKIKDHQLEDLSQIKDILYNIGKDYSGIHEIYFTSEEFQQRTCYLCNSEIEEIKEDFYKKALTLLKKLSEENKKEIKYVLGVKLSDQIKELEKNFVFENGLIYYESMRNEIKREVGKQLANNGYSPGIDNPDIEIVYDLDTKNIYTISKKTRILYVYNRLSRRVTLSSWYSDNSLENSINAQIMIPFTEPSEVRILDEYPIILDIDKEKIQTKGYFMKKIHEISGREISFIMSTKPIKRTYKILYYSETEQKDSERIYNNIYQKIINAENFEDLKNKLKDINGEIISIDLISSEGKHKNLETKLNL from the coding sequence TTGAAAAACTATTCGGCGGACAACTTCCTGGACAAGGCATATGACCTACTTTCTAAATACCCATTATGTGATAGTTGCTTAGGAAGATGCTTTGCAAGATTAGGGTATAAACTAGAAAACAAAGAAAGAGGAAAAGCAATAAAAATCTCATTAATTTTATACTTAGATAAAAAAATAAAAGATCACCAATTAGAAGACTTATCACAAATAAAAGACATCCTTTACAATATAGGAAAAGACTACTCTGGAATTCACGAAATATACTTTACATCAGAAGAATTTCAACAAAGAACATGTTATTTATGCAATTCAGAAATAGAAGAAATAAAAGAAGATTTTTATAAAAAAGCTCTAACTCTTTTAAAAAAACTATCAGAAGAAAATAAAAAAGAAATAAAATATGTCTTAGGTGTAAAACTATCAGATCAAATAAAAGAATTAGAAAAAAACTTTGTTTTTGAAAACGGTCTAATTTATTACGAAAGTATGAGAAACGAAATAAAAAGAGAAGTAGGAAAACAACTGGCAAATAACGGATACTCCCCAGGCATAGACAATCCAGACATAGAAATAGTTTACGATTTAGATACAAAAAACATCTATACAATATCAAAAAAGACAAGAATATTATACGTATATAACAGACTAAGCAGAAGAGTAACACTATCATCCTGGTATTCAGACAACTCATTAGAGAATTCAATAAATGCCCAAATTATGATACCATTCACAGAACCATCAGAAGTTAGAATATTAGACGAATACCCAATAATTTTAGATATAGATAAAGAAAAAATACAAACAAAAGGCTATTTCATGAAAAAAATACACGAGATATCGGGAAGAGAAATTTCCTTCATAATGTCTACAAAACCAATCAAGAGAACATATAAAATACTATATTATTCAGAAACAGAACAAAAAGACTCAGAAAGAATTTACAACAATATATATCAAAAAATTATTAACGCCGAAAACTTTGAAGACCTAAAAAACAAACTAAAAGATATTAATGGTGAAATAATATCAATAGATCTTATCTCTTCTGAAGGTAAACACAAAAACTTAGAAACCAAACTAAATCTATGA
- a CDS encoding NAD(P)-dependent oxidoreductase, which produces MTKIGLIGLGVMGWRIGANLSKAQKLNIVYDRTLEKAQKFSQEFKVNYAKTPEEVAENSEIIISMLADDNAVSSVITKIIPKMKDKILVDMSTISPSLSILLANKIKEAGGVMLDAPVIGTSVFVEQKKLTVMIGGPKEYFEKIKEILSSTASTIVYMGENGSGLYAKLVNNLLLGAYATAIAEAYNFGIKSGLPKENVAKILAELSSAKSPTTEIKIPKILSEDYSTQFATKHMRKDLEIIQKESQNIKAITPMSSLALQFYRMLEALGYSETDYIAIVELFKKLS; this is translated from the coding sequence ATGACAAAAATAGGCCTAATCGGCTTAGGAGTAATGGGTTGGAGAATAGGAGCAAATTTATCTAAAGCTCAAAAATTAAACATAGTATATGATAGAACATTGGAAAAAGCACAAAAATTCTCACAAGAATTCAAAGTTAATTATGCAAAAACACCAGAAGAAGTAGCAGAAAATTCAGAAATAATAATATCAATGCTAGCAGACGATAATGCAGTATCATCAGTAATAACAAAAATAATTCCTAAAATGAAAGACAAAATACTCGTAGATATGTCAACAATATCACCATCTTTAAGCATACTATTAGCAAACAAAATAAAAGAAGCAGGAGGAGTAATGTTAGACGCGCCAGTAATAGGAACATCAGTATTTGTAGAACAGAAAAAACTAACAGTAATGATAGGAGGCCCAAAAGAATACTTTGAAAAAATCAAAGAAATCCTATCTTCTACAGCATCAACAATAGTATATATGGGAGAAAACGGCTCAGGATTATACGCAAAACTAGTAAACAACTTACTACTAGGAGCATACGCTACAGCAATAGCAGAAGCATACAATTTTGGAATAAAAAGCGGACTACCAAAAGAAAACGTAGCAAAAATATTAGCAGAATTAAGTAGTGCAAAATCACCAACAACAGAAATAAAAATCCCAAAAATCTTATCAGAAGATTACTCAACACAATTCGCCACAAAACATATGAGAAAAGACTTAGAAATAATACAAAAAGAATCACAAAATATTAAAGCTATAACACCAATGTCATCCTTAGCATTACAATTTTACAGAATGTTAGAAGCCTTAGGATATTCAGAAACAGACTACATAGCAATAGTAGAATTATTCAAAAAACTATCTTAA
- a CDS encoding glycosyltransferase, with the protein MEFTVYHNSFEVLGGSERVAVSVINVLKYLGYKVKLVTLYIDKEKVRKWDEHFVDPDEIVVKSFPVKFGLYKALYLSLNSKPGNSISTIGDITFCDYSYIHFPWSLTDNLRRMGFSEYDYSRGKMRIYYLPYKYTYKLFFRKSKSRLLANSSWTGKILELSGYSYTVLYPPVNVEKFINIKSKERNPKLVVSVSRISPEKNLENLFYVAKKLKDYEFILLGSSGRSKKYYEYVIKEAENLGNVRVISDFSDDILLKYFSEAKVYFHPKVNEHFGISVVEAIASGLVPVVHKSGGAWFDIVKEGKYGLGYSSGDEAVNAILEGSKYENDFRDVSNDFSFERFRDRFSSILR; encoded by the coding sequence ATGGAATTTACTGTTTATCATAATTCTTTTGAGGTTTTAGGAGGTAGTGAAAGGGTAGCGGTTAGTGTTATCAATGTTCTGAAGTATTTGGGTTATAAGGTAAAGCTGGTAACTTTATATATTGATAAAGAGAAGGTGAGGAAGTGGGATGAGCATTTTGTTGATCCAGATGAGATAGTTGTAAAGAGTTTTCCTGTAAAGTTTGGCTTGTATAAGGCTTTGTATTTGTCTCTAAATAGTAAGCCTGGAAATTCAATTAGCACTATTGGAGACATAACATTTTGTGATTATAGCTATATTCATTTTCCTTGGTCTTTGACTGATAATCTTAGGAGAATGGGTTTTTCTGAATATGATTATTCTAGGGGTAAAATGAGGATTTATTATTTGCCTTATAAGTATACTTATAAACTATTTTTTAGGAAAAGTAAAAGTAGGCTTTTGGCTAACTCTTCGTGGACTGGAAAAATTTTGGAGCTTTCTGGATATTCTTATACTGTTTTATATCCTCCTGTTAATGTTGAAAAGTTTATTAATATTAAGTCCAAGGAGAGGAATCCTAAATTAGTTGTAAGTGTTAGTAGGATTTCTCCTGAGAAAAATTTAGAGAATTTGTTTTATGTTGCTAAAAAGTTGAAAGATTATGAGTTTATTCTTTTGGGTTCTTCTGGTAGAAGTAAGAAATACTATGAATATGTTATTAAGGAGGCTGAAAATCTTGGTAATGTTAGAGTTATTTCTGATTTTTCTGATGATATTCTTTTGAAGTATTTTTCTGAGGCAAAGGTTTATTTTCATCCTAAGGTTAATGAGCATTTTGGAATTTCTGTTGTTGAAGCTATTGCTTCTGGCCTGGTTCCTGTGGTTCATAAGAGTGGTGGTGCGTGGTTTGATATTGTAAAAGAAGGTAAGTATGGTTTAGGATATAGTAGTGGTGATGAGGCTGTTAATGCTATATTGGAAGGTAGTAAGTATGAGAATGATTTTAGGGATGTTTCTAATGATTTTTCTTTTGAAAGATTTAGGGATAGGTTTTCTTCTATTTTAAGATAG
- a CDS encoding SDR family oxidoreductase, with protein MHALITASTEGIGKGIAKALAKQSFSLVITSRSENKIQQTLQELRKINPAIWGTTSDLTKPESLEKLVNFTLEKLGKIDLLVLNTGNPPREPITFEETTDEDWEYAVKLYLLSAIKLTKLVLPHMIKQKFGRIIYLSSWTVKEPQSIFVLADVARAPLLQLTKILTKDYSKYGITFNTILLGSFNTEGAKKGIKRLSEKRQKTFEQVWKEEVLDRIPIGRIGDPEKDIGNLVLFLYNSDYLTGSYILLDGGNTNAL; from the coding sequence ATGCATGCATTAATAACAGCATCAACAGAAGGCATCGGAAAAGGAATAGCAAAAGCATTAGCAAAACAAAGCTTTTCCCTAGTAATAACATCTAGATCAGAAAATAAAATACAACAAACATTACAAGAATTAAGAAAAATAAATCCAGCAATATGGGGAACAACTTCTGACCTAACAAAACCAGAATCATTAGAAAAACTAGTTAACTTTACCTTAGAAAAATTAGGTAAAATAGACTTACTAGTTTTAAACACAGGAAATCCACCAAGAGAACCAATAACATTTGAAGAAACAACAGACGAAGACTGGGAATATGCAGTAAAATTATACTTACTAAGCGCAATAAAACTAACCAAACTAGTTTTACCCCATATGATAAAACAAAAATTCGGAAGAATAATCTACCTTTCATCCTGGACAGTAAAAGAACCACAATCAATATTCGTCCTAGCAGACGTAGCCAGAGCACCATTACTCCAACTAACAAAAATACTAACAAAAGACTACAGCAAATACGGAATAACATTCAACACAATACTCCTAGGTAGTTTCAACACAGAAGGAGCAAAAAAAGGAATCAAAAGATTATCAGAAAAAAGACAAAAAACATTCGAACAAGTCTGGAAAGAAGAAGTACTAGATAGAATACCAATAGGAAGAATAGGAGATCCAGAAAAAGACATAGGAAACCTAGTATTATTCCTGTACAACTCTGACTATTTAACAGGAAGTTACATCTTACTAGATGGAGGTAATACGAATGCCTTGTAA
- a CDS encoding chromatin protein Cren7: MSSKKAVKVKTPSGKEAELTPEKVWSLAPKGRKGVKIGLFKDPETGKYFRHKLPDDYQI, encoded by the coding sequence ATGAGCTCTAAAAAAGCTGTAAAAGTAAAAACTCCTAGCGGAAAAGAAGCAGAATTAACACCAGAAAAAGTATGGTCACTAGCTCCTAAAGGAAGAAAAGGAGTAAAAATAGGATTATTTAAAGACCCAGAAACAGGAAAATACTTCAGACACAAACTACCAGATGACTATCAGATTTAA
- the pyrH gene encoding UMP kinase: MKIILKITGKIFDEDDISTLLTLKQSIISLSEENYRIGIVTGGGNTARKYIEKARQLGANEAYLDLLGIWTSRLNAYLVTFTLGDIAYPKVPESLEEFIQAWSYGKVVVTGGFQPGQSTAAVAALTAEASNADLLIIATNVDGVYDKDPRIYKDAKLLQTTTTAELQTILERSQSVKAGTYELLDPMAIKVIQRSKIKVIVMNHKRLSKLKNIIQGNEISTIINPE; encoded by the coding sequence ATGAAAATCATTTTAAAGATAACAGGAAAAATTTTTGACGAAGATGACATTTCTACTTTATTAACATTGAAACAATCAATCATCTCCTTATCAGAAGAAAATTATAGAATAGGAATAGTCACAGGAGGAGGAAACACAGCAAGAAAATACATAGAAAAAGCAAGACAATTAGGAGCAAACGAAGCATACTTAGACCTACTAGGAATATGGACATCAAGACTAAACGCATACTTAGTAACATTCACTTTAGGAGACATAGCATATCCAAAAGTTCCAGAAAGCCTAGAAGAATTCATACAAGCATGGTCATATGGAAAAGTAGTAGTAACAGGAGGATTCCAGCCAGGCCAATCAACAGCAGCAGTAGCAGCACTCACAGCAGAAGCATCAAACGCAGACCTTTTAATTATAGCAACAAACGTAGACGGAGTATACGATAAAGATCCTAGAATATATAAAGATGCAAAACTATTACAAACAACCACAACAGCAGAATTACAAACTATCTTAGAAAGATCCCAATCAGTAAAAGCAGGCACATACGAGCTACTCGATCCAATGGCAATAAAAGTAATACAAAGATCAAAAATTAAAGTAATAGTAATGAATCATAAAAGACTATCAAAGCTAAAAAATATAATACAAGGAAACGAAATATCAACAATAATAAATCCAGAGTGA